From a single Capsicum annuum cultivar UCD-10X-F1 chromosome 12, UCD10Xv1.1, whole genome shotgun sequence genomic region:
- the LOC107851241 gene encoding translation initiation factor IF-1, chloroplastic: MASLSWWNTAPATAAMTSCSPTPTSCKTSNSLALPRSVFVSKQEQLMRHAKGLLVKTQQQSKKKNNFTYSRRTMSIQCLSQEQKWTHEGCITESLPNGMFRVKLDNAEVVLGYISGKIRKNFIRLLPGDRVKIEVSRYDSSKGRITYRLRGGREG; the protein is encoded by the coding sequence ATGGCATCTCTATCATGGTGGAATACCGCTCCCGCTACTGCTGCAATGACATCTTGTTCCCCTACTCCAACGTCCTGTAAAACCTCCAATTCATTAGCACTGCCGCGTTCTGTGTTTGTCAGCAAGCAAGAACAATTAATGAGACATGCCAAGGGACTTTTGGTTAAAACACAGCAACAGTCGAAGAAGAAGAACAATTTCACCTATTCCAGACGTACTATGAGCATTCAGTGTCTCTCGCAGGAACAGAAATGGACTCATGAAGGTTGCATTACCGAGTCACTCCCCAATGGCATGTTTAGGGTCAAACTGGACAACGCAGAGGTGGTACTGGGATACATTTCTGGAAAGATACGAAAGAATTTCATACGGTTGTTGCCCGGAGACAGAGTCAAAATTGAAGTAAGTCGGTATGATTCCAGTAAAGGTCGAATCACTTATAGACTCCGTGGTGGTCGAGAAGGGTAG